A single window of Alphaproteobacteria bacterium DNA harbors:
- a CDS encoding tetratricopeptide repeat protein: MPVPKALELAEQRRQEGDLAAAETLCRQILQAQPRQSEALHLLGIIAHQVGNYPVALEFMRQAVAINANVPLFHCNLGELYRLNGMPNEAITAAHRALALNPKYAQALNNLGIAHYDREEFDEAIKCYRQALEIDRGYVEARSNLGNAFRALKRHDEAIACYQRAIKQNPNYADAYNNLGTSLRDIGKIDEAEGIYRKALALKPTDPAVLNNLSLAVKDFERLDEASNLLAQSIAIDPRNYKTYTYLALVRLDQNRLDEAMAACEQALAIRPEDPEALNAKGQVIFDRGQVNQALETFRKVLSLKPDMADAHNNMGNALKELGQLDAAREAYIKSLEINPKESGVYVNLADSKSFKADDPHIKGMEELLRDGPSLTPKARTHLHFALGKAYGDLRQYETSFGHLREGNALKRKQIAYDEAGVLGLFDRVRANMDRKTIESRAGQGDPSNLPIFVLGMPRSGTTLVEQIVASHPKVFGAGELTDFGAVIETVRGPDGALLPYPEFVPALEASHLRAIAQEYITRLRAISANAERITDKMPSNFFFVGLIHLVLPNAPIIHVMRDPVDTCISCFSKLFSGAQDHTYDLAELGRYYTKYVELMEHWRTALPAGRVLDIQYEDLIADFEPQARRIVEYCGLAWHKNCLVFHKTDRPVRTASATQVRKPIYKTSIGRWRVYGEHLAPLFDALGPFAPKTSGA, encoded by the coding sequence TTGCCGGTTCCGAAGGCACTTGAGTTGGCTGAACAGCGCCGCCAGGAAGGCGATTTGGCTGCTGCCGAGACCTTGTGTCGTCAAATTCTGCAGGCCCAGCCCCGGCAATCGGAAGCGCTTCATCTTCTCGGAATCATTGCGCACCAGGTCGGGAATTATCCGGTCGCGCTCGAGTTCATGCGGCAAGCTGTCGCGATAAATGCCAACGTGCCCCTTTTTCATTGCAACCTCGGAGAGCTTTACCGCTTGAATGGGATGCCGAACGAGGCAATAACCGCCGCTCACCGGGCCCTGGCGCTTAATCCGAAATACGCGCAAGCACTGAACAATCTTGGCATCGCCCACTATGATCGCGAGGAGTTCGACGAAGCGATCAAGTGCTACCGGCAGGCTTTGGAGATCGACCGGGGTTACGTCGAAGCGCGCAGCAATCTCGGCAACGCGTTCCGCGCACTGAAGCGGCACGATGAGGCGATCGCTTGCTACCAGCGCGCAATCAAGCAAAATCCGAATTACGCCGACGCCTACAACAATCTCGGAACGTCGCTCAGGGATATCGGAAAGATCGACGAGGCGGAGGGCATATATCGTAAGGCATTGGCGCTGAAGCCCACCGACCCGGCGGTCCTCAACAACCTCTCTCTTGCAGTCAAGGACTTCGAACGCCTCGACGAAGCCTCGAACCTTCTCGCGCAGTCGATTGCGATCGATCCGCGCAATTACAAGACTTATACTTACCTCGCCCTCGTCCGACTGGATCAAAACCGACTCGACGAGGCCATGGCGGCCTGCGAACAAGCACTTGCGATCCGCCCCGAAGATCCCGAAGCGCTCAATGCGAAGGGTCAAGTCATATTCGATCGCGGTCAAGTGAATCAGGCGCTCGAAACCTTCCGCAAGGTACTCTCGCTCAAACCGGACATGGCCGACGCACACAACAACATGGGGAATGCGCTCAAGGAGCTTGGGCAGCTCGACGCAGCGCGCGAGGCTTACATCAAATCGCTCGAGATCAATCCCAAGGAGAGCGGGGTCTACGTCAACCTCGCGGATTCCAAGTCGTTCAAGGCCGACGATCCGCACATCAAGGGCATGGAGGAGCTTCTTCGCGATGGCCCCTCGTTGACCCCGAAGGCGCGGACACATCTCCATTTTGCGCTTGGCAAGGCCTATGGGGATCTTAGGCAATATGAAACGTCATTCGGTCATTTGCGCGAAGGCAATGCCCTGAAGCGCAAGCAGATCGCCTACGACGAAGCAGGCGTCCTCGGCTTGTTCGACAGGGTAAGGGCGAATATGGACCGAAAGACGATTGAATCGAGAGCCGGACAGGGTGATCCGTCGAACCTGCCGATCTTCGTGCTTGGCATGCCTCGCTCGGGAACAACGCTTGTCGAGCAGATTGTGGCGAGCCACCCAAAGGTTTTTGGTGCGGGCGAACTCACCGATTTCGGCGCTGTAATCGAAACAGTGCGCGGTCCGGACGGTGCACTGCTGCCCTATCCGGAGTTCGTGCCAGCACTCGAGGCGTCGCACCTCAGGGCGATCGCGCAGGAATACATTACCCGGCTCCGAGCCATATCGGCGAATGCCGAGCGCATCACGGACAAGATGCCCTCCAACTTCTTCTTCGTTGGGCTTATTCACCTCGTCTTGCCGAACGCGCCGATCATCCATGTGATGCGCGATCCTGTGGACACCTGCATCTCATGCTTCTCTAAGCTATTCTCGGGTGCCCAAGACCATACCTATGATCTGGCCGAGCTCGGCCGCTATTACACGAAATATGTCGAGCTCATGGAGCACTGGCGAACGGCGCTTCCTGCCGGACGTGTTCTCGATATCCAGTATGAGGATCTGATCGCGGATTTCGAGCCGCAGGCACGGCGGATCGTCGAGTATTGCGGGCTCGCGTGGCACAAGAACTGTCTTGTGTTCCACAAAACGGACCGTCCCGTGCGAACGGCGAGCGCCACTCAAGTGCGCAAGCCGATCTACAAAACCTCGATCGGGCGCTGGCGCGTCTATGGGGAGCATCTTGCCCCGCTTTTTGACGCGCTTGGGCCGTTTGCCCCGAAAACGTCTGGCGCATAG
- a CDS encoding aminotransferase class I/II-fold pyridoxal phosphate-dependent enzyme, translated as MFNSRLDSMRDSPFRRLATLLSAATPRSNIRPIDLSVGEPQHQPPAFIRPIIDGRADTWNRYPSLSGSPELRKACVDWLLRRYRLPSAMIDPETMIMPCSGTREGLYMAATLAITAATAGTPTPLAFLPNPFYQVYAGAATLAGAELAFMPATRETGFLPDLDVLDPKALDRAQLMYICSPSNPQGAIANLEYLKRAITLARRHDFLLVMDECYAEIYNTDTPPPGALEAAAALGGSLQNLLVFHTLSKRSSAPGLRSGFCVGSTQAIALLFRLRSYSCAATPVAVMDAATALWQDDSHVIDTRAYYRAKYDIAERILKGRFGFYRPAGGFYLWLDVGNGETATKRLWTEAGIKALPGAYLTRPSPDGTNASERYIRLALVSDIGETEDALTRVARTL; from the coding sequence ATGTTCAATAGCCGATTGGATTCGATGCGGGACAGTCCGTTCCGCCGTTTGGCTACTCTTCTCTCCGCTGCAACGCCACGGAGCAACATAAGGCCGATCGATCTATCGGTCGGCGAGCCGCAACATCAACCGCCGGCGTTCATCAGACCCATCATCGATGGCCGCGCCGATACCTGGAATCGCTATCCATCGCTTTCGGGCAGCCCGGAACTGCGGAAGGCGTGCGTCGATTGGCTCCTTCGCCGCTATCGCCTGCCGAGCGCCATGATCGATCCAGAAACGATGATCATGCCCTGCTCCGGTACGCGCGAGGGTCTTTATATGGCGGCGACGCTCGCGATCACGGCGGCCACCGCGGGCACACCGACGCCACTCGCATTCCTGCCCAATCCGTTCTATCAGGTTTATGCGGGTGCCGCCACGCTCGCGGGCGCGGAGCTTGCCTTTATGCCGGCGACGCGCGAGACCGGATTTCTGCCCGATCTCGACGTGCTTGATCCAAAGGCGCTCGATCGCGCACAGCTTATGTACATCTGCTCGCCCTCGAACCCGCAAGGTGCCATTGCCAATCTCGAATATCTCAAGCGCGCGATTACGCTCGCCCGCCGTCACGACTTTCTCCTGGTGATGGACGAGTGCTATGCGGAAATCTACAACACTGACACGCCGCCGCCGGGCGCCCTCGAAGCGGCTGCGGCACTTGGCGGCTCGCTCCAAAATCTTCTGGTTTTTCATACGCTTTCCAAACGTTCTAGTGCTCCGGGACTGCGTTCCGGCTTCTGCGTCGGCTCGACTCAGGCAATAGCGCTCCTCTTCAGGCTTCGCAGCTATAGTTGTGCAGCGACACCCGTTGCGGTCATGGATGCGGCGACGGCCCTTTGGCAGGATGACAGCCACGTGATCGATACGCGTGCGTACTACCGCGCAAAATACGACATCGCCGAACGGATATTGAAGGGACGGTTCGGATTCTACCGCCCCGCTGGTGGGTTCTATTTGTGGCTTGACGTCGGTAACGGTGAGACGGCGACGAAACGTCTTTGGACCGAAGCCGGCATTAAGGCGCTGCCAGGCGCCTATCTTACGCGGCCCTCTCCTGACGGGACGAACGCGAGCGAGCGATATATTCGTCTCGCGCTCGTTAGCGACATTGGGGAGACGGAGGACGCGCTCACCCGTGTCGCGCGAACCTTGTAG
- a CDS encoding polymer-forming cytoskeletal protein: MFKRRNPIDEGGGDPPKEDASPLDNEFTVSSRHPMRPAGADGVEISRVGAFKPTPAAMRPGSETVRRVVDMPNPTRKGESTAMPAESKKLIVGRDISLNGKIASCDRLIVEGKVEAELQDCHTIEIAESGTFKGAAEIENAEVSGRYDGSLTVRDGLIVRSTGHVSGTIRYGRIEIERGGEINGDVKSLGAKSEKPAHREVPAAASPIGASAGIGVESRSLGKG; this comes from the coding sequence ATGTTCAAACGCAGAAATCCAATCGACGAAGGTGGCGGTGACCCGCCGAAGGAAGACGCATCGCCTCTGGACAACGAGTTTACTGTTTCTTCCAGACATCCGATGCGCCCCGCTGGTGCCGACGGCGTCGAGATCTCGCGCGTCGGAGCATTCAAGCCCACGCCCGCAGCTATGCGGCCCGGATCCGAGACGGTCAGGAGAGTTGTTGATATGCCAAACCCAACACGTAAGGGAGAATCGACGGCCATGCCAGCCGAGAGCAAGAAATTGATCGTGGGCCGCGACATCTCGTTGAATGGCAAGATCGCCTCATGCGATCGGCTGATCGTCGAGGGCAAGGTGGAGGCCGAGTTGCAGGACTGCCACACAATCGAGATCGCGGAGTCCGGCACGTTCAAGGGCGCTGCCGAGATCGAGAACGCCGAAGTGTCCGGCCGGTACGACGGGTCGCTCACGGTTCGCGACGGCCTTATTGTCCGAAGCACGGGGCACGTCAGCGGGACCATCCGCTATGGCCGCATCGAGATCGAGCGAGGGGGCGAGATCAACGGCGATGTGAAGAGCCTTGGTGCCAAGAGCGAGAAACCCGCTCACCGTGAGGTCCCTGCCGCGGCTTCACCAATCGGCGCTTCAGCAGGAATAGGTGTCGAAAGCCGGAGTTTGGGAAAAGGCTGA
- a CDS encoding multidrug efflux RND transporter permease subunit produces MNISHFFVNRPIFASVLSILIVLIGGVAYFTLPVAQYPEIAPPTIVVTASYPGASAEVVSNTVATPLEQEINGVENMIYMVSQSTGDGNLSLTITFALGTDLNIAQVLVQNRVEIAQPRLPPEVQQIGITIKKNSPDLLMVVNLSSPDRSRDQLYISNYATLQVKDVLARLNGVGDVKIFGARDYSMRVWLDPEKLAAHDLTAGDVVTALQGQNVQVASGVLDQPPLPKQGAFQYNVETLGRLVDPRQFDNILVKTDPDGRVTRIRDVGRSELGAQDYNANSYLDDREAAALLIFQLPGSNALATATRIQSTMDELSKSFPSGLRYDIGYNPTEFIAESVREVVRTIYVAVFLVVIVVILFLQTWRASMVPIAAIPVSLIGTFAVLAAFGYSLNNLTLFGLVLAIGIVVDDAIVVVENVERNLRQGLSPRDAAHETMDEVGGALIAIALVLSAVFIPAAFIPGISGQFFRQFAITIASATIISCFVSLTLSPALCALLFKPHQEHGSERKPSLIARPFLAFFRGFNFAFDKLSQGYASLTRKLLRVAALMLIVYLGLIALTGWQFGRAPTGFIPQQDQGYFINVIQLPPGASLARTDAVARKALKLILETPGIAHAVVFAGFDGATFTNASNSAAIFSTMRPFAERVAKGQTAERMRTELQRRLGAIQEAFIIVIPPPPVRGIGTAGGFKIMVQDKRGRGLQALEAAAQDMVQAANQTPGLVSVFSLFNTRTPTLYADIDRVKAEMLDIPVNKVFEALEVFLGSDFVNEFNYLGRTYRVIAQADAPFRQNIHDIENFKTMNNAGKMVPIGSVTTFRDITGPYRVARYDLFPAAEVQGNVLPGYSTGYALAAMEKLAADRLPDGFGYEWTELAFQEKLAGNSGLVVFGASVVFVFLLLSAQYESWSLPLSVILIVPMCLLAAVTGLLIRGMDVNILAQVGFVVLVGLAAKNAILIVEFARQAEEQGASRFDAAVQAARTRLRPILMTSFAFIFGVLPLAIAVGAGAEMRQSLGTAVLFGMLGVTGFGLLFTPVFYVVIRGLFGARTRQADPPGERTSSRPVE; encoded by the coding sequence ATGAACATTTCCCACTTTTTCGTCAATCGGCCGATCTTCGCGAGCGTGCTGTCGATCCTTATCGTGCTGATCGGAGGTGTCGCCTATTTCACGCTTCCCGTCGCCCAGTATCCCGAGATCGCACCGCCCACGATCGTCGTCACAGCAAGCTATCCGGGTGCCTCCGCTGAGGTGGTCAGCAACACGGTGGCCACGCCGCTCGAGCAGGAGATAAACGGCGTCGAAAACATGATCTACATGGTCTCCCAGTCGACCGGCGACGGAAATCTCTCACTGACCATAACCTTCGCCCTCGGTACCGATCTCAATATCGCGCAAGTGCTCGTGCAGAACCGCGTCGAGATCGCACAGCCGAGACTTCCGCCGGAGGTTCAGCAGATTGGCATCACCATCAAGAAGAACTCGCCCGACCTGCTCATGGTGGTCAACCTGAGCTCGCCCGACCGCTCGCGCGACCAGCTCTATATTTCGAATTACGCAACGCTACAGGTCAAGGACGTACTCGCGCGCCTCAACGGCGTGGGTGACGTGAAAATCTTCGGCGCACGCGATTACTCGATGCGTGTATGGCTAGATCCGGAAAAACTCGCAGCGCACGACCTTACCGCAGGTGATGTCGTCACGGCCCTTCAAGGGCAAAACGTGCAAGTCGCCTCTGGCGTGCTCGATCAGCCGCCTTTGCCCAAGCAGGGTGCATTCCAATACAACGTGGAAACGCTCGGGCGATTGGTAGACCCGCGGCAATTCGACAACATCCTGGTCAAGACCGATCCCGATGGGCGCGTGACACGCATTCGCGACGTTGGCCGATCGGAGTTGGGTGCCCAGGATTACAACGCCAATAGCTATCTTGACGACCGCGAAGCGGCGGCTCTCCTGATCTTCCAGTTGCCCGGCTCCAATGCATTGGCGACCGCCACCAGAATCCAGTCAACGATGGACGAACTCTCGAAGTCGTTCCCGTCGGGTCTGCGCTACGACATCGGCTACAACCCGACCGAATTTATCGCTGAATCGGTCCGCGAGGTGGTGCGGACAATTTATGTGGCCGTCTTTCTCGTCGTTATCGTCGTGATCCTATTCCTCCAAACGTGGCGAGCATCGATGGTACCGATCGCGGCGATTCCGGTGTCGCTCATCGGCACCTTCGCGGTGCTCGCGGCGTTTGGCTATTCGCTCAACAACCTGACGCTATTCGGTCTTGTGCTTGCGATTGGAATCGTGGTGGATGACGCTATCGTCGTCGTGGAAAACGTCGAGCGCAATCTCCGCCAGGGCCTAAGCCCGCGCGATGCGGCGCACGAGACGATGGATGAAGTGGGCGGCGCCCTCATTGCAATCGCCCTTGTACTCTCGGCGGTGTTCATTCCAGCGGCGTTTATTCCAGGAATATCCGGGCAATTCTTCCGTCAGTTTGCGATTACGATTGCATCGGCCACGATCATATCGTGCTTTGTGTCCTTGACGCTCAGTCCCGCACTTTGCGCCCTTCTTTTCAAGCCGCATCAAGAGCACGGCAGCGAGCGTAAGCCCTCCTTGATCGCGCGGCCCTTCCTGGCGTTCTTCCGCGGCTTCAATTTCGCCTTCGACAAGCTCTCTCAGGGATATGCGAGCTTGACTCGCAAGCTCCTCAGGGTCGCGGCATTGATGCTCATCGTATATCTCGGCCTCATCGCCTTGACGGGATGGCAATTCGGCCGCGCACCGACCGGCTTCATTCCCCAGCAGGACCAGGGCTATTTCATCAACGTCATTCAGCTTCCGCCGGGCGCTTCCCTGGCGCGCACGGACGCCGTCGCGCGAAAGGCCCTGAAGCTGATCTTGGAAACGCCCGGTATCGCGCACGCCGTGGTTTTTGCCGGGTTCGACGGCGCCACGTTCACCAACGCATCGAATTCCGCGGCGATCTTCTCGACCATGAGGCCATTCGCCGAGCGGGTAGCGAAGGGGCAGACAGCCGAACGCATGCGGACAGAGCTTCAGAGACGGCTCGGCGCCATCCAAGAAGCCTTCATCATTGTGATACCGCCTCCACCCGTGCGCGGCATCGGGACCGCCGGCGGGTTCAAGATAATGGTGCAAGATAAGCGCGGTCGCGGTTTGCAAGCGCTCGAAGCCGCAGCTCAGGACATGGTTCAGGCGGCGAACCAGACTCCGGGGCTCGTCAGCGTCTTTTCTCTTTTTAACACCCGGACGCCCACGCTGTACGCCGATATCGATCGCGTGAAGGCGGAAATGCTGGACATCCCGGTGAACAAGGTGTTCGAGGCGCTCGAGGTTTTTCTCGGTTCGGACTTCGTGAACGAGTTCAACTATCTCGGCCGGACCTACCGGGTGATTGCCCAAGCCGACGCCCCCTTCCGCCAGAACATCCACGATATCGAGAACTTCAAGACAATGAACAACGCGGGCAAAATGGTCCCGATCGGCTCTGTTACGACGTTTCGGGACATAACAGGGCCATATCGTGTGGCGCGCTACGATCTCTTCCCCGCGGCGGAGGTGCAAGGGAATGTGCTGCCCGGCTACTCGACGGGCTATGCGCTCGCGGCGATGGAGAAATTGGCGGCTGACAGATTGCCGGACGGCTTCGGCTACGAATGGACCGAACTTGCCTTCCAAGAGAAGTTGGCGGGTAATTCGGGTCTCGTGGTGTTCGGCGCTTCGGTCGTCTTCGTGTTCCTGCTGCTATCGGCCCAGTACGAGAGCTGGTCGCTTCCGCTTTCGGTTATCCTGATCGTGCCGATGTGCTTGCTTGCGGCCGTGACGGGGCTTCTCATCCGCGGAATGGACGTCAACATCCTGGCCCAGGTCGGATTCGTGGTGCTCGTAGGGTTGGCTGCAAAAAACGCTATTCTCATTGTCGAGTTCGCGCGCCAGGCCGAGGAGCAAGGTGCGAGTCGTTTCGATGCGGCCGTGCAGGCAGCGCGAACGAGATTACGGCCGATTCTCATGACGTCGTTTGCATTCATTTTCGGCGTGCTGCCGCTGGCGATCGCAGTCGGCGCCGGTGCCGAGATGCGCCAGTCGCTCGGCACCGCAGTCCTTTTCGGAATGCTGGGTGTCACGGGATTCGGCTTGTTGTTTACCCCGGTGTTCTACGTTGTTATCCGCGGGCTTTTCGGCGCGCGGACGAGGCAAGCCGATCCCCCCGGGGAGCGCACGTCTTCGCGGCCTGTGGAATAG
- a CDS encoding efflux RND transporter periplasmic adaptor subunit has translation MAGTTNNEVRPAADPKQATPPGEAARPSPPKKSRGIFIGLAVLALALAVGAYYVWGRSDKVGAAAQAHPPAPAVTVSHPLVQRITEHDEYTGQFSAVEYVELRARVSGYLTEIHFQDGQLVKKGDLLFVIDPRPFEADLMQAEANLERDKAQVVRADLDLHRYADLSKKDFAPQQQFEQARATAEGAAATVKADEAAIAQAKLNVEFTHIMAPVSGRIGTHEVSLGNLIIGGSTGTTTLLTTIVSLDPIWFVFDMSESDYLSYERAGLLKSAREAFVPVEVRLVDETEWTHSGVMNFVDNQINRGAGTVRARAEFPNPRFFMTPGQFGRIRVPGSEPYDAILIPDSAIVTDQSHKIVLTVTGDNTVVPRVIRPGPTYQGLRIVRNGLAATDTIIIDGLMRARPGAKVTPQPGKIGLETSTD, from the coding sequence ATGGCAGGAACGACGAATAATGAGGTGCGGCCCGCCGCCGATCCAAAACAGGCCACACCGCCGGGCGAAGCGGCTCGACCGAGCCCTCCCAAGAAATCTCGTGGAATATTCATTGGACTTGCGGTGCTCGCCTTGGCGTTGGCAGTGGGGGCCTATTATGTCTGGGGCCGGAGCGACAAGGTTGGTGCGGCAGCGCAGGCTCACCCGCCGGCTCCGGCTGTCACGGTCAGTCATCCCCTCGTACAACGAATCACCGAGCACGACGAATACACCGGCCAGTTCTCCGCCGTGGAATATGTCGAGCTTCGCGCACGCGTCAGCGGCTATCTGACCGAAATTCATTTTCAGGACGGCCAGCTTGTCAAGAAGGGCGATCTGTTGTTCGTGATCGACCCTCGTCCGTTCGAGGCCGATTTGATGCAGGCCGAGGCGAACCTTGAGCGCGATAAAGCGCAGGTCGTGCGCGCGGACCTCGATCTTCACCGCTACGCCGATCTCTCCAAGAAGGACTTCGCACCCCAACAGCAATTCGAGCAAGCGCGCGCCACGGCGGAAGGTGCGGCGGCGACGGTCAAAGCAGACGAAGCAGCCATCGCGCAGGCGAAACTCAATGTCGAGTTCACGCACATAATGGCACCCGTGAGCGGTCGCATCGGCACGCACGAGGTCAGCCTCGGAAATCTTATCATAGGCGGGTCGACCGGCACGACGACGCTTCTGACGACGATCGTCTCCCTTGACCCCATTTGGTTCGTCTTCGACATGAGCGAATCGGACTACCTCTCCTACGAGCGCGCCGGCCTGCTCAAATCGGCGCGGGAGGCCTTCGTGCCCGTGGAGGTCAGGTTGGTCGACGAGACGGAATGGACGCATAGCGGCGTCATGAATTTCGTCGACAATCAAATCAACCGCGGCGCCGGCACCGTTCGTGCGCGGGCCGAGTTTCCCAACCCAAGGTTCTTCATGACGCCTGGCCAATTCGGCCGTATTCGCGTGCCGGGTTCGGAACCTTACGATGCGATTCTCATTCCCGACAGCGCGATCGTGACCGATCAGTCACACAAGATCGTTTTGACCGTCACGGGTGACAATACGGTTGTGCCGCGCGTGATCCGGCCCGGTCCGACCTATCAGGGACTGCGGATCGTCCGCAACGGACTCGCCGCCACGGACACGATTATCATCGACGGCCTGATGCGCGCGCGCCCCGGCGCCAAGGTCACGCCGCAACCCGGCAAGATCGGGCTCGAAACCTCGACCGACTGA
- a CDS encoding fumarylacetoacetate hydrolase family protein, translating into MKLLRYGRAGQEKPGILDRHGKIRDLSAKVPDIAAAQLAPKVLDDLRRIDPESLPLVPGTPRIGPCVGAISKLVCVGLNYSDHAAETGAAVPAEPILFMKATSAICGPNDDVILPRGSKKSDWEVELGIVIGTKASYIPEERSLDYVAGYCVVNDVSEREFQMERLGQWTKGKSADTFAPIGPWMVSKDEIVDPQNLDLYLDVNGERRQRGNTRTMIFGVRQLVSYISQFMTLLPGDVIPTGTPPGVGLGMKPPVFLKSGDVMRLGISGLGEQNLRVVAASR; encoded by the coding sequence ATGAAGTTGCTACGCTACGGCCGGGCTGGCCAGGAAAAGCCGGGCATCCTCGATCGCCATGGCAAGATTAGGGACCTTTCGGCAAAGGTTCCCGATATCGCCGCGGCCCAGCTTGCGCCCAAGGTGCTGGACGATCTGCGACGGATCGATCCGGAATCGCTACCTCTCGTTCCCGGTACGCCGCGGATCGGACCGTGCGTCGGCGCCATCTCGAAGCTCGTCTGCGTCGGCCTCAATTACTCGGATCACGCGGCAGAGACGGGTGCGGCCGTGCCCGCCGAACCAATCCTGTTCATGAAGGCAACGAGCGCGATTTGCGGACCGAATGACGACGTGATCCTGCCGCGCGGCTCGAAGAAGAGCGATTGGGAGGTCGAACTCGGCATCGTCATTGGCACCAAAGCAAGTTACATCCCCGAGGAAAGGAGCCTCGACTACGTCGCCGGCTATTGTGTCGTCAACGACGTCTCGGAGCGTGAATTTCAGATGGAACGGCTTGGTCAATGGACCAAGGGCAAAAGTGCCGACACCTTTGCCCCGATCGGTCCCTGGATGGTGTCGAAGGACGAAATCGTCGACCCGCAAAACCTCGATCTGTACCTCGACGTCAATGGCGAGCGCCGCCAGAGGGGCAATACTCGGACGATGATTTTCGGCGTGCGGCAACTTGTGAGCTATATCAGCCAGTTCATGACGCTACTGCCCGGCGATGTCATTCCCACCGGCACGCCGCCAGGGGTCGGACTCGGCATGAAACCGCCCGTCTTCCTCAAGTCTGGGGATGTGATGCGCCTCGGCATCAGCGGACTTGGCGAGCAAAACCTGAGAGTAGTCGCTGCATCCCGTTGA
- a CDS encoding dienelactone hydrolase family protein — MDAIDPHARSLRGRTDYSRRALLTTGLGTGFALAVLPVSAETITTDADGLTAGDVTIPVKDGQIPGYRAMPAKGGPFPTVIVIQEVFGLHEHIKDMCRRFAKVGYFAVAPALYSRLPDVTKLTDMQEVIKVSAQAPEALVMSDLDATLAWARRSGKADTRRLGVTGFCRGGSYTWLYATHNPHVKAAVAWYGPLVCPNADQPPISLVDATKDLKVPVLGLYGAADQGIPAADVEKFRDGLRKSKKTVQFVIYPDAPHGFNADYRPSYRPDAAKDGWKRLLAWFKKYGAA, encoded by the coding sequence ATGGACGCCATCGATCCCCATGCCAGGAGTCTCAGGGGGAGAACCGACTACTCGCGCAGGGCTCTCTTGACGACTGGCCTCGGGACCGGTTTCGCCCTCGCGGTTTTGCCGGTGTCCGCGGAGACGATCACGACGGATGCAGACGGGCTTACCGCAGGGGATGTGACGATTCCGGTCAAGGACGGCCAAATCCCCGGCTACCGCGCGATGCCAGCGAAGGGCGGCCCGTTCCCGACTGTGATCGTGATCCAGGAGGTCTTTGGTCTGCACGAGCACATCAAGGATATGTGCCGGCGTTTCGCCAAGGTCGGCTATTTTGCGGTCGCCCCAGCGCTTTATTCCCGCTTGCCCGACGTCACCAAGCTGACCGACATGCAGGAGGTGATCAAGGTCTCCGCCCAGGCACCCGAGGCCTTGGTCATGTCCGATCTCGACGCCACGCTCGCCTGGGCGCGGAGATCCGGTAAGGCCGATACGAGGCGGCTTGGGGTCACGGGCTTCTGCCGGGGCGGCAGCTATACTTGGCTTTATGCGACCCATAATCCGCACGTGAAAGCCGCGGTCGCATGGTACGGCCCCCTCGTCTGCCCCAATGCCGACCAGCCGCCGATCAGCCTCGTTGACGCAACCAAAGACCTGAAGGTACCGGTCCTAGGCCTCTACGGTGCTGCCGACCAGGGCATTCCCGCCGCCGACGTTGAGAAATTTCGCGATGGCTTAAGGAAATCCAAAAAGACGGTCCAGTTCGTCATCTATCCAGACGCCCCGCATGGCTTCAATGCGGATTACCGGCCGAGCTATAGACCGGACGCGGCGAAGGACGGCTGGAAGCGCCTTTTGGCGTGGTTCAAAAAATACGGTGCGGCGTAA